The Thalassomonas actiniarum genome contains the following window.
CAAAGGGCCTGTTTCAGCGCCGCCCTGAACAAAGGGTGATCATCGGCAATTATGACTTGGCTTAGGCTCATGGCAAACATTATCATCCGTAATAAAAGGCTTAGTGATACGTTATCGTAATTTGATTGATATGACTATTATTATTCCGGGGGACTTGCCCGCAACTTGGTCAACTTTGCGGGCAAGCGGTTGGGAAATCCGGGGTTAAAAGTTATAGCTCAGTGACAAGGCGACGGTTTCCGGGTCGCCGTAATAACCGATCAAAGTCGTGTCTCCCCCGAGTCCCGGGGAGTAGCTGCCGTCATCATTCGGGGTGACAAAGGCATAGTTGCCCACCAGGTACTCTTTGTCGGTAATATTTTTCCACTGCAAACTGGCCTGCCAGTGATCGTTATTGCTGTACCAGGTCAGTCCCAGGTTGGCTAAACCGTAACCTTCCTGGGTCAGCAGGTTGTCGGTGACGGTTAAGTCATAACTGCTGCGGTAATAATAATTGCCGTTGAAGACAAAGCTGCCGAACTGGCTGTCAAAGTCATAGCTAAAGCCCAGATTCATGGTGGTATTGGGAGTATTGCTGACGGTGAAGCTGTCGCTGATATCAATTTTATTGCCCTGTTCGTCATAGGATTTCACCTTGTCAAAGGAAGAATCTATGGTGCCGATAGTGGCGAACAGGTTCAGGCTGTCGGTGGCGGCATACTGGATTTCTATTTCCGCGCCGCTGGCATCGGATGTGCCGATATTCCCGAGGCGCTGGTTTAAGTCGGCAGCACTTTCTCCCGGCAATACAGTGACAAATTGCCTGTCTTTGTGGTCCAGGTAAAATAGGGTAGCGTTGACCCTAAGGCTGTTAAACCACTCGCTTTTTATACCGACTTCGAAGGAGTCTACCAGTTCCGGATCTGCGGCCGGCTCGGCCATTTCAGCCCTGGGATTAAAGGTGCCCGATTTAAAGCCCTGGGCGTAACTGGCAAAAAGCATCATATCCCTGTGGTATTGGTATTCAAGGCCAAGTCTGGGGGTAAATCTGGACCAGGTTTCGGAGTCATCCAGTACGGTAGGTATAAAAGCATTGATGGTTGCCTCGTCGCGAATATATCCCGGCACCCAGCCGGAGTCCGGGTAGATGGTTTGGGTAATAACGCCATTTTTGACCTGGGCATCTTTTTCTTCACGGGTATACCTTGCCCCTAAGGTCATGGATAACTTATCGGTTAAATCATAACTGCCCTGGGCGTAAATGGCGTAACTTTCGCTGTTATTACAGCCGCTTACCTCCCGGGTAAGTCCTTGCTCGCCGATAGCATTGCCAAATACTTCCAATATGGCGTCAAACTTGCCGCAGGACTCGCCATCATAATAATAAAGACCGGATACCAGGCTGAGTTTGTCGGTATCATAGTTAAGCTGGAATTCCTGGCTAAACTGTTCGTCGTCATAAATGGCCGGCACATCAAAGATACGCAAACTGGTATTGTCAAAGTCTATATTGGTGCGGGAATCGCTTTCCCTGCGGGCGGTGGTGGACTTAAACGACCAGGCTTCATTAATGTCATAAGTGACGCTCAGGCTCACCCCTTCGGTTTCCACCTCGTTCCAGGTAGGTAAGCTGGTATAAGAGTCGTAGACACTGTCGGGCACGGGCGCGTCGGTTAACAGGCTGGGTATCAGGCGGTAACCCCCTTTGGCATTGGAGTCGTCGTCGGTTTTATCATAGTTGAGGCGGATAAAAAGCGCATCGCTTGGGCTGTACTCCAGCGTTAACCTGCCGGCAAAAACATCTTTGTTGTAATTTTCCCTGTCCTGGTTGTCGAGCTCTGAGGTAATAAACTCGCCAAAACCGTCGCGGGTGAGGCGGGCACCGGCAAATCCCAGGTAAAGCTCGTCATCAATTAAGGGCACTTGTCCGGAAATTTGTACATCCCGGCGGGAGTAATTACCCACCGTAGTGTTGATGCTAAATTCACTCTCGCCGGTCATGGCCCGGGTTACGTATTTAATGGCGCCCCCTATGGTGTTTTTACCATATAAAGAGCCCTGGGGACCGCGCAGGATTTCTACCCTTTCGACATCTAAAATATCCAGCACCGCTCCCTGGGGGCGGGCAATATAAACATCATCGATATAGATACCGACCCCGGGCTCATAACCCCAGAGGGGGTCTTCCTGGCCAACCCCGCGGATAAAGGCGGTTAAGGTGGAATTGGTGCCCCGGCTGCGCTGTAAAGTGGTATTTGGGGTGAACTGCTGGACCTCGGTCAGGATACTGATCCCGTTTTGTGCCAACTGCTCGGCCCCGACAGAGGTGATGGAAACGGGAACTTGCTGCAGGTTTTCCACGGTTCTGCGTGCGGTAACTTCGATGTGCTCCAGCGAGCCTGCGGTGTCGTTATCGGCTGCATCGGTTGAGGCGGCACTTGCGAGATTGCCGTTTAATGCGCCGGCGATTGCCAGGGCAAGATAACACCGGGTTGATTTTAGCTGCTTCATTGCGATCCCTTTCCTTAGTGTTAGTGCCGATTTTTTCTTTCGAGAAAAAGCACTTGGTTATCAACATATTCCAGCATATTTCTTGTAAAACTCTTATGACAACTTTTCCCAGATGTTTAATGGCTGCAGATATGTCTTTGTTAACTATCGACTCTAACGCAAAAAAGCGTAAAAACAATGTGTACTATAGTAGTATTTGGCGTCTCAGCCCTTTGCTTTACTATTTTTTCCGAGTCAATATTGTTAATTAGCTAAAAACGGCTCTGCTTGTTTCAATATTGATTTTTCTGCGGGAAATAGCATTAAATATCAGATTTTACTTGAAATTATGTCAATGTCCGCTTAACTGATTTTTGATCCGTTAAGGAAAAGAGCTGAGAAAACGGGATTAATAGCAGCGAGTGTCACCTGGTGGCATCATTAACTAACACAGGAGTGTGGATATGAACAATAAAGTAGCGGTTGTCACCGGTGGCGCCAGTGGTATTGGTTTTGCCGCCGCCAAAGCCTTATCTGAAGCCAACCATACCGTAGTGATTGCTGATTTATCCAAAGAGCAGGGATTAGCTGCCGCGGAAGAGCTCGATTGTGATTTTGTTCAGGCAGACTTATCTTTAGCTAAAGATAATTTTAGGTTAATTGAATCTACAGCTGAATCGCATGGCAGTGTTGATGTGTTGGTCAATAATGCCGGTTTTCAGCATGTCTGTCAGCTGGCTAATTTTCCCGAAGATACCTGGGAAAAAATGTTGACTGTGATGCTCACTTCTCCCTTCCTGCTGACTAAATATGCCTGGCCTTATATGAAGAAAAATGGCTGGGGCCGGGTGATCAATATTGCTTCGGTACACGGCATGATAGCTTCGCCTTATAAATCAGCCTATATCAGTGCCAAACACGGTTTATTGGGATTAACGAAAACCGCGGCGCTGGAGGGAGGAGAGCATGGTATTACCGTTAATGCCATTTGCCCCGCTTATGTTAAAACCCCTTTAGTGGATAAACAAATATTGGCGCAGGCACTGAACAATAATATGTCACCGGATGATGTGATTTCTCAGGTGATGCTGAAAAATGCCGCCATCAAGAAGTTAATCGAACCGGAAGAGGTAGGGGCATTTGTAGCCTATCTTGCCAGCGATATTGCCCGCTCATTTACCGGAGCAAGCCTGGCACTGGATTTGGGCTGGACTGCCCAATAGCTTTAGCTGTGTTAACGTTTTTTAGTCGGTAAGAAAGTAAAAAGCCCGCGAAGCGGGCTATTTTACATGTGTTATTCGTTTTATTATTTACTTGGAGTTATTAGCGTCTTTGAGGATAACAATACTTAGGATGGAACTTTCCTGCGTCGGAAAATACCTAAGCCGGTCAGGGCTAAAGCAAAAATTGCCAGAGTTTCCGGCTCAGGCACATCGCCGTGGCGGGTGATGAGATCAATGTGTAGATGCATATCATTGGTGACCTGGGTTTCCGGTAAGGAGAAGTGTACGCTGTGCGCCCCCCAATCCGTTAATACCCCGCTCATATTGGTGATGACATTAATACCAACAATTTCCCCGTCCATTAAACTGCCATCGGCATGACGCCAGTCGAGGTCGGTTAACCAAAAGTCCAGGTAACCCTGGCCGTCACAAGTGAACCAGCCGCAATAGGGACCATTATCGAAGGTCACCCAAATAGACTCGGCACTGATGTCTATGCTGATGGAATTCTGGAAATTAAAGTAATCGGGATATTCTACATCTGCGCCGACAATGGCAGGCATCTCGCCATTGCCTTCACATGCAGGATCCGGAGAGCCACTGCTTTGCATACAGGATAAGAGAACTTCATCACCCATTAACGACGCTGAGGCGGTTGCTCCCCAGCATAAAACCGTTGCGGTGAACAGGTAAGCTAATAGTTTTTTCATCATTATTTCCTCGATATAAATCTTCAGTAAATAAGACAGCTCTGTACGAGCAAACAGGTAGCAGCAGGTATTAAGCCAAGATAATATTTATTAGCTAAATCTGTATTTTATAGACGACAAACTTTAAGTGTTTATAAAATAGACAGTTGATTGTATAAAAAACGGACAGTTTTAAACGTTTAGAAAATCGACAGTTGGTTGTGTAAAAAACGGACAGTGCGGGGGCCTGCTTTTGTGGGAGTTTAGTTTTTAAGGGAAAAGCCCGCAATTGCGGGCTGTGGTATTTTTGGCAGTCCTTTTGGGCTTATCAGAGTAAGGCATGGACTTTTCTGCGTCGGTAATAAATTAAACCAGCCAGCGCTAAAGTCAATAAAACCAAGCTGCCCGGCTCAGAAACACCGATATCATCATTTTCTCTTAACTGCCCGGTATCATTACTGGTGATTAAACCTATATGGAGAAACATATCGCTGGTGACTCTTGTTTCCGGCAAGGCAATATGGATACTGTGATCGGTGAAGCCTGTTTTTACTCCAATCATATTGGTGGTGATATCTAAACTCACCAGTTTGTTATCCATTATATCCAGCCAGTCGAGATCGTATAACCAAAACTCTAAAAAGTCTTCATCATCGCAAGTAAACCAGCCACAATACGGACCACCATCAAAAGCCAACCAGATTGAATCGGCGTTTACATCAATACTGAGAGAATTTTTGAAATTAAAGTAATCGGGATACTCAATATCTTCACCCACTATGGCCGGAATGTCGCTATTGCCTTCACATAACGGATGGTCACTGCCGCTAGCTTGCATACAGGATAAAAATATTTCATCCCCTATTAAAGAGGCTGAGGCATGAGCGCCAAAAAAATATAGACCCAGGGTTAAAACAAGAGATATTAACTGCTTCATAATAACTTCCTCTTAACTTGCTGTTGTAATGATATACGGGGCAAAGCAAGAACAACCTGCAGAAATTAAGCCAAAAAAATGATTGCCGGAAAAACAGGAAAAATTATGGCTGTTGAATATTTTCCGGGCGAATAAAAAAACAAACTCCCTCGCCTACAAGTCTTGTTATATAGGGTTATTGAGAAAAGTCGGCATAATAGCTGGTCTGAAATAAAAATGCTTTTAGCTGCTTTATTAAAGCGAGTTTTTTTACAGTGCAGCAGGTTATTGGTTACTTGTTTGCACATAAGAAAAAGTTTTTGCCCGTTTAAGGTGCAATTTCTTTATGAGAGCTTATCTTAGCACGGGAGTCAGTTAATTGGGGTCAGGTGTGTAGACATAAAAAAGCTCGCCAGGACGAGCTTAATTTTCAGGAGGGGGTCTGGACTTGATTATTGGCTTACGGCAGATTTT
Protein-coding sequences here:
- a CDS encoding TonB-dependent receptor, giving the protein MKQLKSTRCYLALAIAGALNGNLASAASTDAADNDTAGSLEHIEVTARRTVENLQQVPVSITSVGAEQLAQNGISILTEVQQFTPNTTLQRSRGTNSTLTAFIRGVGQEDPLWGYEPGVGIYIDDVYIARPQGAVLDILDVERVEILRGPQGSLYGKNTIGGAIKYVTRAMTGESEFSINTTVGNYSRRDVQISGQVPLIDDELYLGFAGARLTRDGFGEFITSELDNQDRENYNKDVFAGRLTLEYSPSDALFIRLNYDKTDDDSNAKGGYRLIPSLLTDAPVPDSVYDSYTSLPTWNEVETEGVSLSVTYDINEAWSFKSTTARRESDSRTNIDFDNTSLRIFDVPAIYDDEQFSQEFQLNYDTDKLSLVSGLYYYDGESCGKFDAILEVFGNAIGEQGLTREVSGCNNSESYAIYAQGSYDLTDKLSMTLGARYTREEKDAQVKNGVITQTIYPDSGWVPGYIRDEATINAFIPTVLDDSETWSRFTPRLGLEYQYHRDMMLFASYAQGFKSGTFNPRAEMAEPAADPELVDSFEVGIKSEWFNSLRVNATLFYLDHKDRQFVTVLPGESAADLNQRLGNIGTSDASGAEIEIQYAATDSLNLFATIGTIDSSFDKVKSYDEQGNKIDISDSFTVSNTPNTTMNLGFSYDFDSQFGSFVFNGNYYYRSSYDLTVTDNLLTQEGYGLANLGLTWYSNNDHWQASLQWKNITDKEYLVGNYAFVTPNDDGSYSPGLGGDTTLIGYYGDPETVALSLSYNF
- a CDS encoding 3-hydroxybutyrate dehydrogenase encodes the protein MNNKVAVVTGGASGIGFAAAKALSEANHTVVIADLSKEQGLAAAEELDCDFVQADLSLAKDNFRLIESTAESHGSVDVLVNNAGFQHVCQLANFPEDTWEKMLTVMLTSPFLLTKYAWPYMKKNGWGRVINIASVHGMIASPYKSAYISAKHGLLGLTKTAALEGGEHGITVNAICPAYVKTPLVDKQILAQALNNNMSPDDVISQVMLKNAAIKKLIEPEEVGAFVAYLASDIARSFTGASLALDLGWTAQ
- a CDS encoding PEP-CTERM sorting domain-containing protein; translation: MMKKLLAYLFTATVLCWGATASASLMGDEVLLSCMQSSGSPDPACEGNGEMPAIVGADVEYPDYFNFQNSISIDISAESIWVTFDNGPYCGWFTCDGQGYLDFWLTDLDWRHADGSLMDGEIVGINVITNMSGVLTDWGAHSVHFSLPETQVTNDMHLHIDLITRHGDVPEPETLAIFALALTGLGIFRRRKVPS
- a CDS encoding PEP-CTERM sorting domain-containing protein, encoding MKQLISLVLTLGLYFFGAHASASLIGDEIFLSCMQASGSDHPLCEGNSDIPAIVGEDIEYPDYFNFKNSLSIDVNADSIWLAFDGGPYCGWFTCDDEDFLEFWLYDLDWLDIMDNKLVSLDITTNMIGVKTGFTDHSIHIALPETRVTSDMFLHIGLITSNDTGQLRENDDIGVSEPGSLVLLTLALAGLIYYRRRKVHALL